Below is a genomic region from Castanea sativa cultivar Marrone di Chiusa Pesio chromosome 2, ASM4071231v1.
GACTAGCGGTCATTGCCTTGTCCGAACCATAAAACCTTTTgtaaaagaaagataaattgcaaaacacaaatttaactttcccacagacgacgctaACTGATGATGAATataaaatcagtaggctgaatgctcTGGGTTTCAATGAGCTAGTGGTTGCTAGGAAgacttaaaaagaaagaaacacaagatcaaaggtgGCCGGGGTGAACCGGCAAAGAACCTtttgatgcttaagttagttttctctctagaactcaagaattccTACTTTAGGAATGGTGGAAACTTACCTTCACTTGATATGGATGagtccttttatagtgagcttTGGAATATAAATTTACCCTGAGAATTTCTAAGTGTTGGAAAGTCGTACAGGTGCTTTGGATGACCTTCTTACACTTTGACAACCTTCTCAAATTGGGACACCTTTTCTAGACTTTGACGACCTTATGGACGAACAGGAAATAGTCCAATTTTTGGTCTACCATCAGTTTATATCATCAATAAGttacaaatattaaattaatgtcACGAACCTATTGACAAACTTATATAATCTCATTTCAAGtttatacaaatatatttttagataagtatacatataaaaatataatattatatatagttaaattgaGCTTTTATGTTCACAAGTTTGTTCACGAATACGTTATTATGTTTGAGCTCAAATCTTTTAGTAATCTAGCCTAAACTTAAGGCTCGAACTTGGCTGGTTTTATAAACAGACATAAACATGTTTTTTCCCAAGCCAAGCTCAAACAATTTATAAATAGTTTTGTTCATTTACTACCCTAAATGTGGTTAAGTCATTGCCTATTTGGGCAATGATGGGGTCAATTTGTAGAGAGATGGAAAGAAACAAATTGTGAGATTTGGGAATTTGGACCATTTGGTTTAGGGATTTGGAAATTAGAGAAACATTTGCTACTTCTTTTAGTGTTAGCCTTGGGATGACTAGCTTAAAATAATGCTAGACTTTGGCTTCTTCTTGGCTCGACGACTTGGAAGGTCTCCAAGATCAATGTTGCTTGAAATACTCTTTCTCTTTCTAGCAGGCTTTTGGACGGTAGGCTTCTAGATGCTAGGCTTCTGGATGGCCAAGAGAGTTAGCTCGTCTGGAACCTGGACGTCCTCTTCTTCCTCAATACCACTAGCCAcattctttcctttgttttccttcatggtgGCTAACCCTATCATAAGGAAagataaatgattaaaaaaaatgaatgaagatAGATGACACTTATTTCGACGAGTGGTCTCCTTGTGCGCAAGATTTTCTTCAGTGGGTTCTGGACCAAGTCCCCAGACAGCAAGATGGCGAAAGGTTACCAAGCTGTGGAAGGACCTCTCAGGATGAGCACAAGCTCTATCAATACGCTCTAAGTGAAACTTGTCCAAGCGTGGACGAGTAATAGCTGTACAAACATAAGAAAGGGTTAGACGACGTAAGAGTTAAACAAAATAGACgaagtaaaagaagaaagacgtaccttcaggacgaagatAACCTAGGGCACTAGTAAAAGGAAGGAAAGGGGCATTATTTACATCAATTGGGTCCCCAGCCTAATCTccagaaacaaagaaaaattctttctTCCATAAGCTATCAGAAGAACTACGACCCCTAATCAAACTAAATGGGGGGCCCCTAGACGAAAATTGGTAAAAACTAGCAGACTATTTAATTTCTGAGGGTTTATAACAATAGAGGAACTTGTCCACTGTGATTGGACTGTTCCCCTCAAAAACCTCATGCCATAACACTTGCGTGGCTACTATTATCCTCCATCCATTAGGAATGAGCTGGTTTGGTCCAATACCCAACTTATAGAAGAGACCTCTACATAAAGAATTAAGAGGAAACCTAAAACCTGCCAACAGGTAGGAGGTATAGACGCCAAAACCAGAAATAGGAAAACAACACAATTCTCCACTTTTAGGTAGACGAGGCCTAAAATCATTGAGAACCTGGTATCTACCTACAAGGGTTGCCAACTTACTTGAGTCTAGGGTAGACGCCACCTCAGGGGCACAACTATAAATGACATTTTCGTCCTCCTTTTCGTTTTGAGAAGGACTTGGTGATTTACTTCTTTTGGACGAGCTAGCCTCAGTCCCATAAGTCATCCTACGTTGCATTTCTTggaattcttctaaaaaaattctaGGAACCCTAGACAAATAATGCTCGTCTAGGAAACTACTATCACTACTCTCACTACTACTCTCGTAGCTGCCATTACTACCAGAGGACATGTCTTGATACTCGTCTATTGCTCTCTCTATACTACCACTAGACACAgacatatttataaaaatgtacAGAACTTCCTAAAGACAAAAACCTAAGGAAGAAGGGAAGGAAGTACCTAATGAAAGACTACAGACGAGGATGACTAGACGAAGCTCTTGGACAAGATGGCAGAAGGGAAAGTATCAGAAAAGTGAAAGGGTAGGAGAGAGAATGTACATATTTATAGGCCCTAGAGGTGGGTCAATGAACTGACATGGACCAATCAGGAGCTGACACGTGGCATATACATCGAAAAAGTGAATCGACGCAACAAGTCAACCAATAAGATTGTGACACATGGCATGATCTGAAGCGATAAAAATCTACCCACATAAGGACGACATGTGGCACACCAAttgaccattaaaatattaacacGTGTCAAACATAAGTGGTGAATCAAAGTTCTGCTACAGTGTTTAAGACGACCCTTGGACTAAGGGAGCAACTGATGGTGGACCAAAAATTTGACCATCTACTGTTCATCCAAGTCCAAAAGGGTAGTCCAAATCCGAGAAGGCCGTCCAAGAGTAAGAAGGTCGTCCAACATCAAagcatctggacgaccttccaACACTTATAAATTCTCAGGATAAATTTATATCTAAAAGCTTATAATTTGGACCACGTTCCACTATTATGAAGTATGAGCAAAATCCTTATTCATTACTCTAACTTCCCACTAAATTTTTAACTTCTAATGGCAGTTGTAGAAGACAAGTTAAACCTTCTAACCTCTATAgcagttgtagaagataagactgaaccttctaacttctatagAAGTTGTAAAAATTAAGTTCGAACCTTCTAACTTTCATCCACGTTGGGGAAGTTACTAAGTAAGTAACTACTCCAAAGCTCACTATAAAATGACTCGTCCACATCAAGTGAAGGTAAGTTTCCATCACCCTTAAAGTTGaaattcttgagttctagagagaaaatCTAACTTAAACATCGAAGAGTTCTTGGCTGGCTCACTCCGAtcacctttgatcttgtgtttatttcttttcaagCCTTTTAAGCAACCACTAGTCCATTGAAGCCCGGAacattcagcctactgattttctgtgcatcatcaaaaattatttttataattaatatgaGTTATATATGGGCGAAAGAATTAACAATGAcaacaaatatataaacttaGCAAACTAAGATGACAAATGAACAAACGACACTGACAACCTCACTTCCTTCTCTTCTCAATCTTGTCACTTCCTTGTTCGTAACGTTGTCTCCCTTATCTATTGTTCCCCTCTTTTTCCCCTAACCCTTTGgaatttttttcacaacccaGTCTTTCTTTCCCCCACCTTCCTCTCTCGTCGATATGTCGTTGTCAGCTTTCTCTATCCCTTCTTCCGATCAGGACATACCCAATTATTTGTTACCTACCTATCTTCCAACCCATCATTTAATAGAAGCTCTATTTCCAAATTAAACCACCCAGACCACTACAACTTTCTACCCTATTTAATGGCCCTTGAATTGTCAGtttgtcactaaaaatttcCAACTTGCCGGCCTTGTTATAcacaacacaaataaattatacTTCTTATCATAGTCTTTGCATGGcgtgttaatatatatattaaaaaaaactcttgaAATAAGCaacaacttaattaaaaatcatatactatatcTTAAAAGTTGGGTTCAGGAGTCCTGATTATGCCAAGTAGCTTCACCAAATTACAAcaatattttggataaaaacaatttcttagataaagacaacaaattatttattcttatcaaattttttagataaaataacaatagGTGTTTTAAATAAACATGTAACATGCATCTAACTTTCAGTCAAcaagtgttttaacaaaacatgcaacatgcattttagataaaataatagTAAGTACTTTAACAAAGCATGCAACATACATCTAAGTTCCAatcaataagtgttttaacaaaacatgcaacatacattttagataaaataacaataaacgTTTTTATAAAACATACAACGTGTACTTAAGTTTCAATTGATAGAGACaacaatttatttgttcttatcaatttttttaaataaagtaacaataaatgttttaacaattgctcaaaagaaaaaaagttttaacaaaacatgcagcAAGTATCTAAGTTGTAgttttttatcccaaaaaaaagttttagtcaATAGAgacaactatttatttgttcttttgtttataCTATTTTCTAATAGTAAGTACTTTAACAAAGCATGCAACATACATCTAAGTTCCAgtcaataagtgttttaacaaaatatgcaacatacattttagataaaataacaataaatgttttaaTAAAACATACAACGTGTACTTAAGTTTGAATTGATAGAGACaacaatttatttgttcttatcaattttttaaaataaaataacaataaatgttttaacaattgctaaaaaaaaaaagttttaacaaaatatgcaaCAAGTATCTAAGTTGTAGTtttttacccccaaaaaaaagttttagttaATAGAgacaactatttatttgttcttttgtttataCTATTTTCTAATATGTTTAAGTTGGCACGTgtgttaaaagttttttttttatagaaataattacaacatattACTAACTTTATAGTTcgaataattttttctttaaatttttaaatactttGTACATGAGAAGATGTCAATTCAATTACAAGACTTTGTTAGGCGTGTGTTAAAAGTGAGAAtacttcaattttctttttttgggttggcGTGTTTATCTACATGTCGAGGCCATAAAACTTTGAGCTTGAAACCGGGTCCAACGGGCCTTGAAACGACAATTCTGGACCCATTGTTTCCTTTTCGACAACAGTCTATCCCCCATGGCCCACAATCACAATCAGGTCTGAGTCACGCAGCCTTAAACATGCACAAACCCCTTCCCTTCAATAAGGGTCGGCAGCGCGCAAATGAGTACAAACCAAATATTTTACTAAGAtttgggaaaaagaaagaaacaaacttGAGGAAAACTGAGCCCATCAGAATTCCCATTCCAAATCCCACGTGAGACCAGTGGCTCTAGGCTCTAGGCTCTACCTACTGGTAATGTTAATAACTCTACTGATAGGAAATTCGTGGCCCAAACGTGTTTCACAAACACAGTTTTTCTCCATATGGAAAAAGTGAgcagagaaagaagaaaagaatagaaaaggAAGTGAGAAACCAACAAAAGCGGGAAACTTCGAATCAGGAAAAAAAACTCCCACACCACACCACAAAGCCACAGCCGCCCACAGCAACATTGTATATAagtactttcttcttctttttttcatttttagggtTCAAAACAAAAGTTTCTTCCAAACAGTGTGGTTCAGGTTCGCCATGGACGATGTTAGGGCAACCTCAGCTTGGGTCGCCACCCACTCCTCCCATGTCGTCGTCGACTCCGCAGGTTTTAGGCGCATggctaaaaaaatttggtttttgcTTTGTGTGTGTAAGTTCTGTAACAGTGATATTAACAATGCTGCATTTGGAGGCTAAGGAAATTTTGGTTATTTGTGCAGGGATTGAGAAAGTTGTGGACAGTATTGGGCCAATCCCGAAAGTGGAGTGGGATTTCGAAGGGATTCACTATTTTGATAATGGCCCTCTCACTGTTCAGTACCTGTTTGTTCTGGACGCTTTGAATTTCTGTTTTTGGCCTGGtatgtttgatatttttttttcctcgtcTTTCATGGTGATTTATTATTACAgcttaatttatgtttttattttttgggataggtttatttatgtttgttaaTGGTACTATGAAAaggttgtttattttttggttaacttttttattattataaatctATCCTGGGATTGATTTTTGAGTTGGGTCCCGTTTGGCAGTTtccaatttatttctttttttccatggGAAAGAAAAGGCCAAGAAATTCTTGCAACGTGTTGCTTTTAATTGTTTACTTCCTTTGTTTttggcccttttttttttaattactacttTTTCTcaaagtgtttttgttttcctttaaaaataaaatttatagattttGAAGTTTCATGAGACCTAAAACAAACTGGCCCTTGAGGTTTATTAGTAATCATGGTTTTCAAGCTTGATTTGCCTCCTTACTGTTGCAAATTGGCTTTTAATGACCATTTTGCAACAGCCTAACCCATTTATTTTATTGGCATATAttctttaccatttttattataaaaaaaatttgggggacttggtctttttttttccaaactacTATGAATAGTTAATTTGAAAAGTCTGGCTGCGGCATCTTTTTTGACTTCCCTATGTTTAGCCATCTTTGAATTGTTTTCTAAAGTTCAAAAGTTTTTGGCAACTGTCTTCCGTTTACCACATTTGTTGCAAAGGCCACCTTGACAAGATGTTAAAAATTCTTTTGAGTAAAATAATATCCCAATCCTCAATATTTGTTGGGCATTATTTTTTTTCGAAGGATATTGCAAGTTTCACAGAACTAAAGCACTGCTTTATGTTTGAGATGCTCAAAATTATGCAACATACATGGTTAGGAAGATGCTTACATATAGCTGGACTGACCTGCTTCTTgttttgcatttagtttatttgattttgtgaaAATTGGACACGTTAGTCTTCGTCCCTATTAAtggacttcaacacttgatgcGTGTCAATACTTGTTTGTTGGGCATAATGTAGACTCATATAAGTCAAGCAGAAATACCATGGTAATAGAGTAGAAATGCTATGTTAATAGATCATGGTGTATGCAGTGTAAGGAGCTGATTATTAATACCattgaatgaatgaattaataACACTATTTGCAAGAGAATAGAAGTGATGAGAAATTAAAGAGCTAGACAGAAAGTGAGCCTGGGGTTGTTAATCAACAAGCTGGTATCCATAATTGATGATGTCCCCTGTCTTTGGATATATTCATTGGTGGTCAAATCTCTTAGGAAATGGTCTACTGATGCAACTTTTCTGAGCTAGAGCAGCTTGTAGTGGAAGCAGAGAACTTCTTCCTACCTTCTGAttgattaacaaaatataaagctAAAACAATGCAACCAGCAAAAGTAGCAAAAGTAACTTTTAACTATTCCATTCTTGTTTTGGTTAATTGATATCGGTAGCTTGCAACGTTCCAgttaatgattttttgttttcctgcACTAGTCAGTTCATCCTAATGTCAAATTGGATCTCATGAACTCATCTTATATATTTCTGGTTATTGCTCATGCAAAGGTGTAGTTTACCATGCTAACATCTTTTGCCCTCTTGCTTATTGCTATAGACAAGGAGCTCAATTATGATCATTTGGCCTCGGGGCTAAAGGCTGCTCTACAAAATGACCAATCTGCATTTGATGCAGATCGCCTGCAAAAGTACACTGGTATTATTCTTGTTGAAACTTCTATCATTCTATGTCCGTGCTAACATGTACTGAATTACACATTCACAACACACAAACATACAAATATGTTGAGGGTGcctttttcatttaattaattgataTCTCAGTCATTAGAAGAAAGAACTGAAACAACTAGGATCAGGgacttaaaaagaagaaaaaagattcaCGCTGGCAATATTAGTCTAGCCTCAAAATAGTACACTTCACGTCATCAGAATTGACTGATATATCTTCAGTTAAAgaatatcaaataaatattgAAGATTGACCTGATTGTTGGTTGATGAAAATCTTATATAATATTGGAAGCTCAATCAAGAATtcaaattagagtctaattgCATTTCAATTTTGAGCCAAGTGTCCTAATTGTACTTTAATTTGATGCCAAGTGTGTTTAGACTATGTTTCAGTCTTATGCCAAGTGTCATTCCGtctctaattttgtgtcaattgtcTTTACATGTAAGTTCATGAATCTATACttaaaaacatgtaaagaatAAATTAGAATTTATTATACTTTTACGTAACACTTGATTCTTTAATACTTTTAATCTatgtaaaactattttaagtCCATCTAAAATTACTTCTAGCTCATTTTACTAAATCCATTTGAAACCATTTCTAATCCATTTATAACTAATCTGGATTTTCTTAgaaaaactaattattatttcaaatataaaattcaacGAAAATTTTATCATGTTCTAAAAATTGGTTGTTcatattcaatttattttcataataattcaATTGTCATAGGTAAACCTATGAAGCACATATgcgttttcggatttgggtgcgggtgcgggtgcaggTATGGGTGCGGGActcagcaatttttgaaaaagtatggTATGGGTGCGGGGGgtgcggcaattaaaaaattattaaaaatatttttatttatattttctatatattgttaagcataccttttcacattatataaacatgtaccaaatttaaaagcaatattaaataataactaaaacatgatgttcataaatTTAAACCcaagtcacaactcacaacatTACAGGCagcttatataaaaattaaaaaattaaaaaattaaatcaaaatgaGTAATAGAGCATGTGAGAGTATAATGGAGGGTGAGAAACTGAGAATGAAAGCTTTGATACCTGAGTTGAGAGTTGGGTCAGTGAGCTTgagagttgaaacttgaaaccgAGTGATGGAGATGGTGGAGACAGAGAGCAGAGAGGCTGTGAGTGAGTGTGTGAGTGAGACTTTGAAATTGTCTTAGGCTCTTAGTAtgggtctgtgagagagaggggAGACAGAGAGCAGAGAGGGGAGGTGGAGAGCACAGAGCCGAGAGGGAGAGGAGAGCAAAGATCGAAAAACAAAAGGCTAGAGAGTTTAGAGTTTTCCGTTTAAAGCTTGGGTTGAAACGGTGTGTttcgcaccttttttttttttaatgtttaactTGAATTTTGGTCTGAATCGGCTGTATCGGCGTCGGTACGGACTGAATTGACCTATTTTGGCAGTTTCGGCTGATACGACTCGATTTGGTCCAAATCGGCGCGAATTGTCCCGAGTTGGCGTGTATCgggaaacgaaaaaaaaaagtgacgcGGCACCGACGCGCAGGCAGAGGCGTCACCCACCACGTCAGACTCCAGTGCGGTGGCTCTATAGCCGTGTCGGTGCTTCATAGAAGtaaacaacaaataaatttgTTGCATCACAATAATAGAAATTAAGTTAACAAACTCTCTCTCCCCCCCATCCCCCAACCCGCGGGAAATAAAACAATCAAGAGTGAACAATTTGCATACTATACTAAATAATAACCTTACAAGGCCTtttcaagagttgacaaaaatataaaaccatTGGTAGTATTCAACTTAGGTAGAAATTATAATATGCATGGGGCATGGGGTTACAAGTTAGTTTGTTACTCATATTTCATTACGGCGACAAGTAGAttacttaattctttttttagttGATATTTTCCTCAATTCAATGTCATTTGGATTAAATTGACCttccaacaacaaaaactttcgCTTTCTTAAAACAATATTCCTTcaagatttaaatttgaatttgtggACTAGGAGTTCAATGCTTAATTTTTTACAATCGAAACTCCTTTTTTAGAGATACATTTCTCTATTGAGTTATATGTTTGACACTATGGAAATCTATATTCTTTCAGAGATGAAATGCTCTTTTGTTAGTTAGTAAAGTAAAGAGATCAATATATGTTTCCAGGGCCTCAACTACGTGAGCTATTGAAGTGGCCTAGACCACTTCCATTGGAGGACGAAAGAGTTCGTTTACTTCATGAGGTAAATTACATCatacctataatttttttttgaattaatcaTCATCATACTCACCTTTTTGTGTATTTCTCACCTTTCTTGAGAAAAAAGTCTTcaagtttcttaaatttttagttCTTATTTGTCCGGATCTACTTCTTGTTATGAGCTATTCCCAAGCCTAACAGCAGATTAAGTTGTTTGATATCAGTTAGTTTGATGACCCAGGTTGGCTGTGAACTGGAAAGAAGTTTTGACGGCAAAGCATCCAATCTTGTCAAGTCCTGTGGAAAATCAGCCCTAAAACTTGTAGCTCTTGTTACACGTCACTTTCCTGGTATTCCCtggttgcttttgttttttctgtGTGTGTTTATTTGTCATAAATTTTCAATCTGTTGGGTACAGCTATGTCTTGAGATGGTTGTCTATTTTGTAAGTAAATTTGTATACTGAATTTCTGATTCCCAAAAATTAAACTATACTAGGCTTTCGAGACCACTCACTGTACAAGGGCCACCAGGTATTCTTGTACAAAAGAGCTCAAATATTTGTGGCAGATTTATGGGGTGCATTTAAGGGCCAAGCATATGGGCAATTTAATGACATTGGCTCAATCACTATAATGGCGGACTATATTGTTCCAGCAGTACTGCGGCAGCTTGGTGTGCTAAGATATAGTTCAACCCTTGCCAGCACTATTGAAGCCAATAGTGAAATAGGTCCAGGCAGTGAGGAAGAGGTTGAACTACGAGCTTGCTCTGTACATGCCGTGGAGAAAATGAGGGAGTTGATCAGTATGAAATCAGGAAAGCAGGTAATGCTATTTTGTCCTGTGCAATTTTTAGTGTCATCTTATGTACATGTATGGAGGGTATTTTTAATTTGCttactcaaattttaaaatggtaaagtcttagggtccgtttgagagttcataagggaagagaattgaatgaaatggaatggtCATATGGaaaggaaaagaatggaatggaatgtatttaagtaagggaaaaaaatggaaaagaatggaatggaatggaattaagtaaccttgattggatgttttaaaataaatgaatggaaatgaatgaaaatgaatgaaatatagataatcttgtttgggagtaacatgaagggaatgaaatagaatcattttatgacaatattactattaaactcctattttaaaataaagggttgaatatataggggtattttgagagttttagtaaaaaattcattaaatctaatttcattccctctcattcctcccaatttcgggagaatgaaaatttgaggttttaagaaaatagagaggaatgagtgttccctcctacccattcTATTCCTtcccacttaaactcctaaacaagagaatggactttccattctctccattaaaactcccaaacagaggaagaagggaaaaatattctaaaattattattttcattcatttccattcccttCTCCCAAACTAGGCCTTATGGAAATGAGAAATTTgagttaataaataaaattaaatcattCTTAAAATATGTCGTAATTTCtaacaaattgtgaaaaaatgaGTTGAACATTTAACAACCATTAGAACTTAGAAGTAttacttatttaaataaaaagaaaaaacactagAAGTATtaacaactatatatatatatataaatttaaaggtTTGATCTGCAAGTAGTTTAGTTAGTAATATTTTACTTGGCACAAAAGTATcatgtttctttttattgtgTACAAATGTTTGATATGCAACAATGGCGgctgttttattttatttttatcttttttcattGATAGAAAAAGGCTCTGACAGAGAGAGAGCCTTCAAGACATTACATCATATTTTCTGCAACTT
It encodes:
- the LOC142626284 gene encoding uncharacterized protein LOC142626284 isoform X3 → MDDVRATSAWVATHSSHVVVDSAGFRRMAKKIWFLLCVWIEKVVDSIGPIPKVEWDFEGIHYFDNGPLTVQYLFVLDALNFCFWPDKELNYDHLASGLKAALQNDQSAFDADRLQKYTGPQLRELLKWPRPLPLEDERVRLLHEVGCELERSFDGKASNLVKSCGKSALKLVALVTRHFPGFRDHSLYKGHQVFLYKRAQIFVADLWGAFKGQAYGQFNDIGSITIMADYIVPAVLRQLGVLRYSSTLASTIEANSEIGPGSEEEVELRACSVHAVEKMRELISMKSGKQVQSSFWNRNWASS
- the LOC142626284 gene encoding uncharacterized protein LOC142626284 isoform X1, producing the protein MDDVRATSAWVATHSSHVVVDSAGFRRMAKKIWFLLCVWIEKVVDSIGPIPKVEWDFEGIHYFDNGPLTVQYLFVLDALNFCFWPDKELNYDHLASGLKAALQNDQSAFDADRLQKYTGPQLRELLKWPRPLPLEDERVRLLHEVGCELERSFDGKASNLVKSCGKSALKLVALVTRHFPGFRDHSLYKGHQVFLYKRAQIFVADLWGAFKGQAYGQFNDIGSITIMADYIVPAVLRQLGVLRYSSTLASTIEANSEIGPGSEEEVELRACSVHAVEKMRELISMKSGKQVLSVELDLWLWASGVQCSSLPHHRTLSIYY
- the LOC142626284 gene encoding uncharacterized protein LOC142626284 isoform X2, which codes for MDDVRATSAWVATHSSHVVVDSAGIEKVVDSIGPIPKVEWDFEGIHYFDNGPLTVQYLFVLDALNFCFWPDKELNYDHLASGLKAALQNDQSAFDADRLQKYTGPQLRELLKWPRPLPLEDERVRLLHEVGCELERSFDGKASNLVKSCGKSALKLVALVTRHFPGFRDHSLYKGHQVFLYKRAQIFVADLWGAFKGQAYGQFNDIGSITIMADYIVPAVLRQLGVLRYSSTLASTIEANSEIGPGSEEEVELRACSVHAVEKMRELISMKSGKQVLSVELDLWLWASGVQCSSLPHHRTLSIYY